The proteins below are encoded in one region of Bactrocera tryoni isolate S06 unplaced genomic scaffold, CSIRO_BtryS06_freeze2 scaffold_613, whole genome shotgun sequence:
- the LOC120781330 gene encoding uncharacterized protein LOC120781330 translates to KNAVGMTGGSPSSWIHYKELEEILSGNKAVNFKELMQESIDVEPEDNISCAAIYPSTSSQSQFISSDELAGLSTTPESAKRRKLTHERLVENLEKTSDMYEKEMESMRGVQERMVELTEKAVLSEEKRNDILKEMKQTYKMNSQSLF, encoded by the exons agAAGAATGCGGTGGGTATGACTGGTGGTTCGCCTTCCTCTTGGATTCACTACAAGGAGTTGGAAGAAATACTCAGTGGCAATAAGGCAGTAAATTTCAAAGAACTCATGCAAGAGAGTAtag atgtggAACCAGAAGACAACATTAGTTGCGCTGCTATCTACCCTTCGACGAGCAGCCAATCCCAATTCATTTCAAGCGATGAGCTTGCAGGACTTTCAACGACTCCGGAGtctgcaaaaagaagaaaattaaccCATGAGCGCTTAgtagagaatttggaaaaaacttcAGATATGTATGAGAAAGAAATGGAGTCCATGAGAGGGGTGCAAGAAAGAATGGTGGAACTAACCGAAAAAGCGGTTCTTTCGGAAGAGAAAAGGaatgatattttaaaagaaatga AACAAACTTACAAAATGAATTCGCAATCGCTCTTCTAA